The following DNA comes from Candidatus Methylomirabilota bacterium.
GCTCCTTCAGCCAGTGGACGTCGAGCACGCGCTTGATGCTCCGCCCGTACATCGCACCGAGGCCGTAGCCGACGGTCGTCAGGTAGACGGCGCCGTGGGGCACGAACCACTCGCGATAGGCCAGCTCGGTCAAGCCCGCCTTGCCCACGATCACCTTGGCGCCCGAGCGCTCGAACCAGGCCGCCATCGACTTGCCGAAGCGGAAGCTGGCCGTGGCCGTGACGGCTTCGACCGAATAGGAACCGTCCGGGCGCACCGAGGCCGCGGGCGAGCAGTGGAAGTTGACGTTGGTCAGCTCGCGCAAGCCCGCCGGCAGCGGCAGACCTTTGTCCACGACCTGGCGGTAGACGCCCTCTCGCGCCGTGTAGAGCGCGCCCGAGAGATAGACCACGTCGCCGAGCTTCAGCGAGCGGATGGCCTCGGCGGAGACGGGAGTGCTGAGGTGGACTTCGTCCATCTGGACATCGTCCAGCCGCTGGATCTCCGTCATTCGATACCCTGCCGACGATAGTAATCGGTGAACCACTGCGGGTCGGTCCTGAACTCCACGGTGCCGCTCGGGAACACGCGCGCGGTCGAGCGTCGGGAGGACAGGCAGAACTGGTGCATCGCGATGGGCATGCCGCCCGTGTGCGTGTGCGCCAATTCCACGTGCGTCGCGACGACCATGGAGGTGCCCGCGAAGCCCATGGCGCCGATGCCGATGTGGTTGCCGAGCGCAGTCAGCTCTTCCTCGAGCGCCGCGGCTGCGGGATCCGGGCTGCGGGTGCCGACGGCGCGGAGGCACGCCGCCTCTTTCCCGAGCCTCATGCAGGTGTCCTTCGAGCCGCCGATGCCCACGCCCACGATGGCGGGCTGGCAGGCGAGCCCGCGCTTGCCCGACTCGATCAGCGTGTCCACGAAGAAGCGCTTGATGCCGGGGACGCCGTCGCCGGGGAAGAGCATGCGCCAGTCGGTGCCGAAGAGCCCGCCCTTGTGGACCGTCGTCACGTCCAGCCAGTCGCCGCCGGGCTCGATCGAGTAGGTCACCTCGGGGGCGTGATAGCCGACGTTGTTGTTGTGGTCTTCGCGCGTGAGCGGGTGGACGCGGTTCGGGCGGAGCGGGATCGAGGCCGTGGCGTCCGCCGTCGCGCGTCGGAGCGCCTTCTCGAGTGCAACGAGACCGCCTTCGATAAGCGCCTCGTTGCCAAGCTTGACGTAGTAGCGCGGCAGGCCGGTG
Coding sequences within:
- a CDS encoding fumarate hydratase C-terminal domain-containing protein, with the protein product MTEIQRLDDVQMDEVHLSTPVSAEAIRSLKLGDVVYLSGALYTAREGVYRQVVDKGLPLPAGLRELTNVNFHCSPAASVRPDGSYSVEAVTATASFRFGKSMAAWFERSGAKVIVGKAGLTELAYREWFVPHGAVYLTTVGYGLGAMYGRSIKRVLDVHWLKELGIAQACWVLEVEKLGPFLVEGDAAGRSLFAIANREINVRIEEVYKTLPPPALSRFGEVLSRKDEVI
- a CDS encoding fumarate hydratase, translating into MIPAKLIEDTARELMARAAIDIPPDYREGVRLARDREKNRLARFVLDEMLENWNIATAERRPMCGDTGLPRYYVKLGNEALIEGGLVALEKALRRATADATASIPLRPNRVHPLTREDHNNNVGYHAPEVTYSIEPGGDWLDVTTVHKGGLFGTDWRMLFPGDGVPGIKRFFVDTLIESGKRGLACQPAIVGVGIGGSKDTCMRLGKEAACLRAVGTRSPDPAAAALEEELTALGNHIGIGAMGFAGTSMVVATHVELAHTHTGGMPIAMHQFCLSSRRSTARVFPSGTVEFRTDPQWFTDYYRRQGIE